The Papio anubis isolate 15944 chromosome 1, Panubis1.0, whole genome shotgun sequence genome window below encodes:
- the ABL2 gene encoding tyrosine-protein kinase ABL2 isoform X10, with the protein MVLGTVLLPPNSYGRDQDTSLCCLCTEASESTLPDMTEALHRPYGCDVEPQALNEAIRWSSKENLLGATESDPNLFVALYDFVASGDNTLSITKGEKLRVLGYNQNGEWSEVRSKNGQGWVPSNYITPVNSLEKHSWYHGPVSRSAAEYLLSSLINGSFLVRESESSPGQLSISLRYEGRVYHYRINTTADGKVYVTAESRFSTLAELVHHHSTVADGLVTTLHYPAPKCNKPTVYGVSPIHDKWEMERTDITMKHKLGGGQYGEVYVGVWKKYSLTVAVKTLKEDTMEVEEFLKEAAVMKEIKHPNLVQLLGVCTLEPPFYIVTEYMPYGNLLDYLRECNREEVTAVVLLYMATQISSAMEYLEKKNFIHRDLAARNCLVGENHVVKVADFGLSRLMTGDTYTAHAGAKFPIKWTAPESLAYNTFSIKSDVWAFGVLLWEIATYGMSPYPGIDLSQVYDLLEKGYRMEQPEGCPPKVYELMRACWKWSPADRPSFAETHQAFETMFHDSSISEEVAEELGRAASSSSVVPYLPRLPILPSKTRTLKKQVENKENIEGAQDATENSASSLAPGFVRGAQASSGSPALPRKQRDKSPSSLLEDAKETCFTRDRKGGFFSSFMKKRNAPTPPKRSSSFREMENQPHKKYELTGLPEQDRMAMTLPRNCQRSKLQLERTVSTSSQPEENVDRANDMLPKKSEEGAAPSRERPKAKLLPRGATALPLRTPSGDLAITEKDPPGVGMAGVAAAPKGKEKNGGARLGMAGVLEDGEQPGWPSPAKAAPVLPTTHNHKVPVLISPTLKHTPADVQLIGTDSQGNKFKLLSEHQVTSSGDKDRPRRVKPKCAPPPPPVMRLLQHPSICSDPTEEPTAPTAGQSTSETQEGGKKAALGAVPVSGKAGRPVMPPPQVPLPTSSISPAKMANGTAGTKVALRKTKQAAEKISADKISKEALLECADLLSSAITEPVPNSQLVDTGHQLLDYCSGYVDCIPQTRNKFAFREAVSKLELSLQELQVSSAAAGVPGANPVLNNLLSCVQEISDVVQR; encoded by the exons AAGCTTTGCATCGTCCCTATGGTTGTGATGTTGAACCCCAGGCACTAAATGAAGCTATCAGGTGGAGCTCCAAGGAGAACTTGCTCGGAGCCACCGAGAGTGACCCTAATCTCTTTGTTGCACTTTATGATTTTGTAGCAAGTGGTGATAACACACTCAGCATCACTAAAG GTGAAAAGCTACGAGTTCTTGGTTACAACCAGAATGGCGAGTGGAGTGAAGTTCGCTCTAAGAATGGGCAGGGCTGGGTGCCAAGCAACTACATCACCCCAGTGAACAGCCTGGAAAAACACTCCTGGTACCACGGACCTGTGTCACGCAGTGCAGCTGAGTATCTGCTCAGCAGTCTCATCAATGGCAGCTTCCTGGTGCGAGAAAGTGAGAGTAGCCCTGGGCAGCTGTCCATCTCGCTCAGGTACGAGGGACGTGTGTATCACTACAGGATTAACACCACTGCAGATGGCAAG GTATATGTGACTGCTGAGAGCCGCTTCAGCACCTTGGCAGAGCTTGTACACCATCACTCCACAGTGGCTGATGGGCTGGTGACAACATTACACTACCCAGCACCCAAGTGTAATAAGCCTACGGTCTATGGTGTGTCCCCCATCCACGACAAATGGGAAATGGAACGAACGGATATTACCATGAAGCACAAACTTGGGGGCGGTCAGTATGGAGAGGTTTACGTTGGCGTCTGGAAGAAATACAGCCTTACGGTTGCTGTGAAAACATTGAAG GAAGATACCATGGAGGTAGAAGAGTTCCTAAAAGAAGCTGCAGTAATGAAGGAAATCAAGCATCCTAATCTGGTACAACTTTTAG GTGTCTGTACTTTGGAGCCACCATTTTACATTGTGACTGAATACATGCCATATGGGAATTTGCTGGATTACCTCCGAGAATGCAACCGAGAAGAGGTGACTGCAGTTGTGCTTCTCTACATGGCCACTCAGATTTCTTCTGCAATGGAGTACTTAGAGAAGAAGAATTTCATCCATAG AGATCTTGCAGCTCGTAACTGCCTAGTGGGAGAAAACCATGTGGTAAAAGTGGCTGACTTTGGCTTAAGTAGATTGATGACTGGAGACACTTATACTGCTCATGCTGGAGCCAAATTTCCTATTAAGTGGACAGCACCAGAGAGTCTTGCCTACAATACCTTCTCAATTAAATCTGACGTCTGGG CTTTTGGGGTACTGTTGTGGGAAATTGCTACCTATGGAATGTCACCGTATCCAGGTATTGACCTGTCTCAGGTCTATGACCTACTAGAAAAAGGATATCGAATGGAACAGCCTGAGGGATGCCCCCCTAAGGTTTATGAACTTATGAGAGCAT gctggaagTGGAGCCCTGCCGATAGGCCCTCTTTTGCTGAAACACACCAAGCTTTTGAAACCATGTTCCATGACTCCAGCATTTCTGAAG AGGTAGCTGAGGAGCTTGGGAGAGCCGCCTCCTCGTCATCTGTTGTTCCGTACCTGCCCCGGCTACCTATACTTCCTTCTAAGACTCGGACACTGAAGAAACAGGTGGAGAACAAGGAGAACATTGAAGGGGCACAGGATGCCACAGAAAATTCTGCTTCCAGTTTAGCACCAG GGTTCGTCAGAGGTGCACAGGCCTCCAGTGGATCCCCAGCACTGCCTCGAAAGCAAAGAGACAAGTCACCCAGCAGCCTCTTGGAAGATGCCAAAGAGACATGCTTCACCAGGGATAGGAAGGGGGGCTTCTTCAGCTCCTTcatgaaaaagagaaatgctCCCACACCCCCCAAACGCAGCAGCTCCTTCCGAGAAATGGAGAATCAGCCCCATAAGAAATACGAACTCACGG GGCTTCCAGAGCAGGATAGGATGGCAATGACCCTTCCCAGGAACTGCCAGAGGTCCAAACTCCAGCTGGAAAGGACAGTGTCCACCTCTTCTCAGCCAGAAGAGAATGTGGACAGGGCCAATGACATGCTTCCAAAAAAATCAGAGGAAGGTGCTGCTCCAAGCAGGGAGAGACCAAAAGCCAAGTTATTGCCCAGAGGAGCCACAGCTCTTCCTCTCAGAACGCCCTCTGGGGATCTAGCCATTACAGAGAAGGACCCTCCAGGGGTGGGAATGGCTGGAGTGGCAGCTGCCCCCAAGGGCAAAGAGAAGAATGGTGGGGCACGACTTGGGATGGCTGGAGTTCTAGAGGATGGAGAGCAGCCAGGCTGGCCTTCTCCAGCCAAGGCTGCCCCCGTCCTCCCAACCACTCACAACCACAAAGTGCCAGTCCTTATCTCACCCACTCTGAAACACACTCCAGCTGACGTGCAGCTCATTGGCACAGACTCTCAGGGGAATAAATTCAAGCTCTTATCTGAGCATCAGGTCACATCCTCTGGAGACAAGGACCGACCCCGACGGGTAAAACCAAAGtgtgccccacccccaccaccagtGATGAGACTACTGCAGCATCCGTCCATCTGCTCAGACCCTACAGAAGAGCCGACTGCCCCGACTGCAGGACAGTCCACGTCAGAAacacaggaaggaggaaagaaggcagcTCTGGGTGCAGTGCCCGTCAGTGGGAAAGCTGGGAGGCCAGTGATGCCTCCACCTCAAGTGCCTCTGCCCACATCGTCCATCTCGCCAGCCAAAATGGCCAACGGCACAGCAGGTACTAAAGTGGCTCTGAGAAAAACCAAACAGGCCGCTGAGAAAATCTCAGCAGACAAAATCAGCAAAGAGGCCCTGCTGGAATGTGCTGACCTACTGTCCAGTGCAATCACGGAACCTGTGCCCAACAGCCAGCTGGTAGACACTGGACACCAGCTGCTCGACTACTGCTCAGGCTATGTGGACTGCATCCCTCAGACTCGCAACAAATTTGCCTTCCGAGAGGCTGTGAGCAAACTGGAACTAAGCCTGCAGGAGCTACAGGTGTCTTCAGCAGCTGCTGGTGTGCCCGGGGCAAACCCTGTCCTTAATAACTTATTGTCATGTGTACAGGAAATCAGTGATGTGGTGCAGAGGTAG
- the ABL2 gene encoding tyrosine-protein kinase ABL2 isoform X2 — MVLGTVLLPPNSYGRDQDTSLCCLCTEASESTLPDMTDHFASCVEDGFEGDKTGGSSPEALHRPYGCDVEPQALNEAIRWSSKENLLGATESDPNLFVALYDFVASGDNTLSITKGEKLRVLGYNQNGEWSEVRSKNGQGWVPSNYITPVNSLEKHSWYHGPVSRSAAEYLLSSLINGSFLVRESESSPGQLSISLRYEGRVYHYRINTTADGKVYVTAESRFSTLAELVHHHSTVADGLVTTLHYPAPKCNKPTVYGVSPIHDKWEMERTDITMKHKLGGGQYGEVYVGVWKKYSLTVAVKTLKEDTMEVEEFLKEAAVMKEIKHPNLVQLLGVCTLEPPFYIVTEYMPYGNLLDYLRECNREEVTAVVLLYMATQISSAMEYLEKKNFIHRDLAARNCLVGENHVVKVADFGLSRLMTGDTYTAHAGAKFPIKWTAPESLAYNTFSIKSDVWAFGVLLWEIATYGMSPYPGIDLSQVYDLLEKGYRMEQPEGCPPKVYELMRACWKWSPADRPSFAETHQAFETMFHDSSISEEVAEELGRAASSSSVVPYLPRLPILPSKTRTLKKQVENKENIEGAQDATENSASSLAPGFVRGAQASSGSPALPRKQRDKSPSSLLEDAKETCFTRDRKGGFFSSFMKKRNAPTPPKRSSSFREMENQPHKKYELTGNFSSVASLQHADGFSFTPAQQEANLVPPKCYGGSFAQRNLCNDDGGGGGGSGTAGGGWSGITGFFTPRLIKKTLGLRAGKPTASDDTSKPFPRSNSTSSMSSGLPEQDRMAMTLPRNCQRSKLQLERTVSTSSQPEENVDRANDMLPKKSEEGAAPSRERPKAKLLPRGATALPLRTPSGDLAITEKDPPGVGMAGVAAAPKGKEKNGGARLGMAGVLEDGEQPGWPSPAKAAPVLPTTHNHKVPVLISPTLKHTPADVQLIGTDSQGNKFKLLSEHQVTSSGDKDRPRRVKPKCAPPPPPVMRLLQHPSICSDPTEEPTAPTAGQSTSETQEGGKKAALGAVPVSGKAGRPVMPPPQVPLPTSSISPAKMANGTAGTKVALRKTKQAAEKISADKISKEALLECADLLSSAITEPVPNSQLVDTGHQLLDYCSGYVDCIPQTRNKFAFREAVSKLELSLQELQVSSAAAGVPGANPVLNNLLSCVQEISDVVQR, encoded by the exons AAGCTTTGCATCGTCCCTATGGTTGTGATGTTGAACCCCAGGCACTAAATGAAGCTATCAGGTGGAGCTCCAAGGAGAACTTGCTCGGAGCCACCGAGAGTGACCCTAATCTCTTTGTTGCACTTTATGATTTTGTAGCAAGTGGTGATAACACACTCAGCATCACTAAAG GTGAAAAGCTACGAGTTCTTGGTTACAACCAGAATGGCGAGTGGAGTGAAGTTCGCTCTAAGAATGGGCAGGGCTGGGTGCCAAGCAACTACATCACCCCAGTGAACAGCCTGGAAAAACACTCCTGGTACCACGGACCTGTGTCACGCAGTGCAGCTGAGTATCTGCTCAGCAGTCTCATCAATGGCAGCTTCCTGGTGCGAGAAAGTGAGAGTAGCCCTGGGCAGCTGTCCATCTCGCTCAGGTACGAGGGACGTGTGTATCACTACAGGATTAACACCACTGCAGATGGCAAG GTATATGTGACTGCTGAGAGCCGCTTCAGCACCTTGGCAGAGCTTGTACACCATCACTCCACAGTGGCTGATGGGCTGGTGACAACATTACACTACCCAGCACCCAAGTGTAATAAGCCTACGGTCTATGGTGTGTCCCCCATCCACGACAAATGGGAAATGGAACGAACGGATATTACCATGAAGCACAAACTTGGGGGCGGTCAGTATGGAGAGGTTTACGTTGGCGTCTGGAAGAAATACAGCCTTACGGTTGCTGTGAAAACATTGAAG GAAGATACCATGGAGGTAGAAGAGTTCCTAAAAGAAGCTGCAGTAATGAAGGAAATCAAGCATCCTAATCTGGTACAACTTTTAG GTGTCTGTACTTTGGAGCCACCATTTTACATTGTGACTGAATACATGCCATATGGGAATTTGCTGGATTACCTCCGAGAATGCAACCGAGAAGAGGTGACTGCAGTTGTGCTTCTCTACATGGCCACTCAGATTTCTTCTGCAATGGAGTACTTAGAGAAGAAGAATTTCATCCATAG AGATCTTGCAGCTCGTAACTGCCTAGTGGGAGAAAACCATGTGGTAAAAGTGGCTGACTTTGGCTTAAGTAGATTGATGACTGGAGACACTTATACTGCTCATGCTGGAGCCAAATTTCCTATTAAGTGGACAGCACCAGAGAGTCTTGCCTACAATACCTTCTCAATTAAATCTGACGTCTGGG CTTTTGGGGTACTGTTGTGGGAAATTGCTACCTATGGAATGTCACCGTATCCAGGTATTGACCTGTCTCAGGTCTATGACCTACTAGAAAAAGGATATCGAATGGAACAGCCTGAGGGATGCCCCCCTAAGGTTTATGAACTTATGAGAGCAT gctggaagTGGAGCCCTGCCGATAGGCCCTCTTTTGCTGAAACACACCAAGCTTTTGAAACCATGTTCCATGACTCCAGCATTTCTGAAG AGGTAGCTGAGGAGCTTGGGAGAGCCGCCTCCTCGTCATCTGTTGTTCCGTACCTGCCCCGGCTACCTATACTTCCTTCTAAGACTCGGACACTGAAGAAACAGGTGGAGAACAAGGAGAACATTGAAGGGGCACAGGATGCCACAGAAAATTCTGCTTCCAGTTTAGCACCAG GGTTCGTCAGAGGTGCACAGGCCTCCAGTGGATCCCCAGCACTGCCTCGAAAGCAAAGAGACAAGTCACCCAGCAGCCTCTTGGAAGATGCCAAAGAGACATGCTTCACCAGGGATAGGAAGGGGGGCTTCTTCAGCTCCTTcatgaaaaagagaaatgctCCCACACCCCCCAAACGCAGCAGCTCCTTCCGAGAAATGGAGAATCAGCCCCATAAGAAATACGAACTCACGGGTAACTTCTCATCTGTTGCTTCTCTACAGCATGCTGATGGGTTCTCTTTCACTCCTGCCCAGCAAGAGGCGAATCTGGTGCCACCCAAGTGCTATGGGGGGAGCTTTGCACAGAGGAACCTCTGTAATGACGacggtggtgggggtgggggcagtggcaCTGCTGGGGGTGGGTGGTCTGGCATCACAGGCTTCTTTACACCACGCTTAATCAAAAAGACACTGGGCTTACGAGCAGGTAAACCCACAGCCAGTGATGACACTTCCAAGCCTTTTCCAAGGTCAAACTCTACATCTTCCATGTCCTCAGGGCTTCCAGAGCAGGATAGGATGGCAATGACCCTTCCCAGGAACTGCCAGAGGTCCAAACTCCAGCTGGAAAGGACAGTGTCCACCTCTTCTCAGCCAGAAGAGAATGTGGACAGGGCCAATGACATGCTTCCAAAAAAATCAGAGGAAGGTGCTGCTCCAAGCAGGGAGAGACCAAAAGCCAAGTTATTGCCCAGAGGAGCCACAGCTCTTCCTCTCAGAACGCCCTCTGGGGATCTAGCCATTACAGAGAAGGACCCTCCAGGGGTGGGAATGGCTGGAGTGGCAGCTGCCCCCAAGGGCAAAGAGAAGAATGGTGGGGCACGACTTGGGATGGCTGGAGTTCTAGAGGATGGAGAGCAGCCAGGCTGGCCTTCTCCAGCCAAGGCTGCCCCCGTCCTCCCAACCACTCACAACCACAAAGTGCCAGTCCTTATCTCACCCACTCTGAAACACACTCCAGCTGACGTGCAGCTCATTGGCACAGACTCTCAGGGGAATAAATTCAAGCTCTTATCTGAGCATCAGGTCACATCCTCTGGAGACAAGGACCGACCCCGACGGGTAAAACCAAAGtgtgccccacccccaccaccagtGATGAGACTACTGCAGCATCCGTCCATCTGCTCAGACCCTACAGAAGAGCCGACTGCCCCGACTGCAGGACAGTCCACGTCAGAAacacaggaaggaggaaagaaggcagcTCTGGGTGCAGTGCCCGTCAGTGGGAAAGCTGGGAGGCCAGTGATGCCTCCACCTCAAGTGCCTCTGCCCACATCGTCCATCTCGCCAGCCAAAATGGCCAACGGCACAGCAGGTACTAAAGTGGCTCTGAGAAAAACCAAACAGGCCGCTGAGAAAATCTCAGCAGACAAAATCAGCAAAGAGGCCCTGCTGGAATGTGCTGACCTACTGTCCAGTGCAATCACGGAACCTGTGCCCAACAGCCAGCTGGTAGACACTGGACACCAGCTGCTCGACTACTGCTCAGGCTATGTGGACTGCATCCCTCAGACTCGCAACAAATTTGCCTTCCGAGAGGCTGTGAGCAAACTGGAACTAAGCCTGCAGGAGCTACAGGTGTCTTCAGCAGCTGCTGGTGTGCCCGGGGCAAACCCTGTCCTTAATAACTTATTGTCATGTGTACAGGAAATCAGTGATGTGGTGCAGAGGTAG
- the ABL2 gene encoding tyrosine-protein kinase ABL2 isoform X9 yields the protein MGQQVGRVGEAPGLQQPQPRGIRGSSAARPSGRRRDPAGRTTETGFNIFTQHEALHRPYGCDVEPQALNEAIRWSSKENLLGATESDPNLFVALYDFVASGDNTLSITKGEKLRVLGYNQNGEWSEVRSKNGQGWVPSNYITPVNSLEKHSWYHGPVSRSAAEYLLSSLINGSFLVRESESSPGQLSISLRYEGRVYHYRINTTADGKVYVTAESRFSTLAELVHHHSTVADGLVTTLHYPAPKCNKPTVYGVSPIHDKWEMERTDITMKHKLGGGQYGEVYVGVWKKYSLTVAVKTLKEDTMEVEEFLKEAAVMKEIKHPNLVQLLGVCTLEPPFYIVTEYMPYGNLLDYLRECNREEVTAVVLLYMATQISSAMEYLEKKNFIHRDLAARNCLVGENHVVKVADFGLSRLMTGDTYTAHAGAKFPIKWTAPESLAYNTFSIKSDVWAFGVLLWEIATYGMSPYPGIDLSQVYDLLEKGYRMEQPEGCPPKVYELMRACWKWSPADRPSFAETHQAFETMFHDSSISEEVAEELGRAASSSSVVPYLPRLPILPSKTRTLKKQVENKENIEGAQDATENSASSLAPGFVRGAQASSGSPALPRKQRDKSPSSLLEDAKETCFTRDRKGGFFSSFMKKRNAPTPPKRSSSFREMENQPHKKYELTGLPEQDRMAMTLPRNCQRSKLQLERTVSTSSQPEENVDRANDMLPKKSEEGAAPSRERPKAKLLPRGATALPLRTPSGDLAITEKDPPGVGMAGVAAAPKGKEKNGGARLGMAGVLEDGEQPGWPSPAKAAPVLPTTHNHKVPVLISPTLKHTPADVQLIGTDSQGNKFKLLSEHQVTSSGDKDRPRRVKPKCAPPPPPVMRLLQHPSICSDPTEEPTAPTAGQSTSETQEGGKKAALGAVPVSGKAGRPVMPPPQVPLPTSSISPAKMANGTAGTKVALRKTKQAAEKISADKISKEALLECADLLSSAITEPVPNSQLVDTGHQLLDYCSGYVDCIPQTRNKFAFREAVSKLELSLQELQVSSAAAGVPGANPVLNNLLSCVQEISDVVQR from the exons AAGCTTTGCATCGTCCCTATGGTTGTGATGTTGAACCCCAGGCACTAAATGAAGCTATCAGGTGGAGCTCCAAGGAGAACTTGCTCGGAGCCACCGAGAGTGACCCTAATCTCTTTGTTGCACTTTATGATTTTGTAGCAAGTGGTGATAACACACTCAGCATCACTAAAG GTGAAAAGCTACGAGTTCTTGGTTACAACCAGAATGGCGAGTGGAGTGAAGTTCGCTCTAAGAATGGGCAGGGCTGGGTGCCAAGCAACTACATCACCCCAGTGAACAGCCTGGAAAAACACTCCTGGTACCACGGACCTGTGTCACGCAGTGCAGCTGAGTATCTGCTCAGCAGTCTCATCAATGGCAGCTTCCTGGTGCGAGAAAGTGAGAGTAGCCCTGGGCAGCTGTCCATCTCGCTCAGGTACGAGGGACGTGTGTATCACTACAGGATTAACACCACTGCAGATGGCAAG GTATATGTGACTGCTGAGAGCCGCTTCAGCACCTTGGCAGAGCTTGTACACCATCACTCCACAGTGGCTGATGGGCTGGTGACAACATTACACTACCCAGCACCCAAGTGTAATAAGCCTACGGTCTATGGTGTGTCCCCCATCCACGACAAATGGGAAATGGAACGAACGGATATTACCATGAAGCACAAACTTGGGGGCGGTCAGTATGGAGAGGTTTACGTTGGCGTCTGGAAGAAATACAGCCTTACGGTTGCTGTGAAAACATTGAAG GAAGATACCATGGAGGTAGAAGAGTTCCTAAAAGAAGCTGCAGTAATGAAGGAAATCAAGCATCCTAATCTGGTACAACTTTTAG GTGTCTGTACTTTGGAGCCACCATTTTACATTGTGACTGAATACATGCCATATGGGAATTTGCTGGATTACCTCCGAGAATGCAACCGAGAAGAGGTGACTGCAGTTGTGCTTCTCTACATGGCCACTCAGATTTCTTCTGCAATGGAGTACTTAGAGAAGAAGAATTTCATCCATAG AGATCTTGCAGCTCGTAACTGCCTAGTGGGAGAAAACCATGTGGTAAAAGTGGCTGACTTTGGCTTAAGTAGATTGATGACTGGAGACACTTATACTGCTCATGCTGGAGCCAAATTTCCTATTAAGTGGACAGCACCAGAGAGTCTTGCCTACAATACCTTCTCAATTAAATCTGACGTCTGGG CTTTTGGGGTACTGTTGTGGGAAATTGCTACCTATGGAATGTCACCGTATCCAGGTATTGACCTGTCTCAGGTCTATGACCTACTAGAAAAAGGATATCGAATGGAACAGCCTGAGGGATGCCCCCCTAAGGTTTATGAACTTATGAGAGCAT gctggaagTGGAGCCCTGCCGATAGGCCCTCTTTTGCTGAAACACACCAAGCTTTTGAAACCATGTTCCATGACTCCAGCATTTCTGAAG AGGTAGCTGAGGAGCTTGGGAGAGCCGCCTCCTCGTCATCTGTTGTTCCGTACCTGCCCCGGCTACCTATACTTCCTTCTAAGACTCGGACACTGAAGAAACAGGTGGAGAACAAGGAGAACATTGAAGGGGCACAGGATGCCACAGAAAATTCTGCTTCCAGTTTAGCACCAG GGTTCGTCAGAGGTGCACAGGCCTCCAGTGGATCCCCAGCACTGCCTCGAAAGCAAAGAGACAAGTCACCCAGCAGCCTCTTGGAAGATGCCAAAGAGACATGCTTCACCAGGGATAGGAAGGGGGGCTTCTTCAGCTCCTTcatgaaaaagagaaatgctCCCACACCCCCCAAACGCAGCAGCTCCTTCCGAGAAATGGAGAATCAGCCCCATAAGAAATACGAACTCACGG GGCTTCCAGAGCAGGATAGGATGGCAATGACCCTTCCCAGGAACTGCCAGAGGTCCAAACTCCAGCTGGAAAGGACAGTGTCCACCTCTTCTCAGCCAGAAGAGAATGTGGACAGGGCCAATGACATGCTTCCAAAAAAATCAGAGGAAGGTGCTGCTCCAAGCAGGGAGAGACCAAAAGCCAAGTTATTGCCCAGAGGAGCCACAGCTCTTCCTCTCAGAACGCCCTCTGGGGATCTAGCCATTACAGAGAAGGACCCTCCAGGGGTGGGAATGGCTGGAGTGGCAGCTGCCCCCAAGGGCAAAGAGAAGAATGGTGGGGCACGACTTGGGATGGCTGGAGTTCTAGAGGATGGAGAGCAGCCAGGCTGGCCTTCTCCAGCCAAGGCTGCCCCCGTCCTCCCAACCACTCACAACCACAAAGTGCCAGTCCTTATCTCACCCACTCTGAAACACACTCCAGCTGACGTGCAGCTCATTGGCACAGACTCTCAGGGGAATAAATTCAAGCTCTTATCTGAGCATCAGGTCACATCCTCTGGAGACAAGGACCGACCCCGACGGGTAAAACCAAAGtgtgccccacccccaccaccagtGATGAGACTACTGCAGCATCCGTCCATCTGCTCAGACCCTACAGAAGAGCCGACTGCCCCGACTGCAGGACAGTCCACGTCAGAAacacaggaaggaggaaagaaggcagcTCTGGGTGCAGTGCCCGTCAGTGGGAAAGCTGGGAGGCCAGTGATGCCTCCACCTCAAGTGCCTCTGCCCACATCGTCCATCTCGCCAGCCAAAATGGCCAACGGCACAGCAGGTACTAAAGTGGCTCTGAGAAAAACCAAACAGGCCGCTGAGAAAATCTCAGCAGACAAAATCAGCAAAGAGGCCCTGCTGGAATGTGCTGACCTACTGTCCAGTGCAATCACGGAACCTGTGCCCAACAGCCAGCTGGTAGACACTGGACACCAGCTGCTCGACTACTGCTCAGGCTATGTGGACTGCATCCCTCAGACTCGCAACAAATTTGCCTTCCGAGAGGCTGTGAGCAAACTGGAACTAAGCCTGCAGGAGCTACAGGTGTCTTCAGCAGCTGCTGGTGTGCCCGGGGCAAACCCTGTCCTTAATAACTTATTGTCATGTGTACAGGAAATCAGTGATGTGGTGCAGAGGTAG